In Acidimicrobiia bacterium, the DNA window GGATGGTGGCCCTCAACGTGATCGGCGTGAACCTGATCGCGCCAGTGCTCCCCGCCTACGCCAGCCATTTCGGAGTCGGATTTGCCGCCGCTTCGACATTGGTTACCGTCTTTGCCCTCGCTCGCATGAGTCTTCGTCTGACCGCCGGTTCATGGGCCGATCGCTACGGTTCTCGAATCGTTTGCATCGGCGGCGGAGCCGTCCAAACGGTCGGCGCGCTGCTGGCGGTCTTCGCCCCGAGCCTGAGCCTGCTCCTGGCAGCGCGCGCCATCCAGGGAATGGGATCAGCCCTTTTCGGAACCTCAATCAATCGCTACCTGCTGGTCATCACCGGCAAGGCCGAACTTGGCAGGGCGACCGCCAGCTTCCAGGGTGGAATCCTCCTGGGAAGCACCATCGGCCCGCTCGTCGGTGGCATCGTCGCTGTACGGTTCGGAATCTTCGCACCGTTCTATGTGCAGGCCACCATCGCCGGTCTGCTCGCCATCGTGAGCAGCCAGTACATTCGCGACGGCGCCCTCCCGGCCAGAGCAGTTGCAGGTGCACCAACCCAGACTCGATCCTTCCGATCCGTGCTCGAAATCCGTGGCTTCAAGGTGATCATGTTCCTTGGCTTCGGTCTGTTCTTCCTACGGGCCGGAGCGATCAGTGTCCTCATACCCGCCTTCGCAGACGTGGTACTCGACTTGTCACCAGCCATGATCGGATTCCTGATCTCCCTCGGATCGATCGCCTCGCTCATTGCCATGCCCATCGCCGGCCAGGTCGCTGACCGGTTCGGGAGAATCCCGGTGGCACTGGCCGGGGCGTTTAGCACCGCAGCAACGGTAACCCTGTTCGGCCTGGCCGACAGCGCCATAGGCATGATGGTCATTTCGGCGCTGCTGGGCTTAGGGATCGGGTTGGCGGCGGTTGCTCTCCCGACCATGATCGGCGATATCGCTCCGTCCGGAACCGAAGGACGAGCCAGCGCCGTATATCGCATGGCAAATGATCTCGGTTGGGTGGTCGGACCGGTGACGCTAGGACTACTAGCCGACAGCGCTAGGTACGGCTTGGCCTTTGCAGTAGCCGGACTACCCCTGGTGATGGGCGGAGCCATTCTCCTGCGCTGGCGTCAGGCGGAAAGGGACGTCGGTTTGGCGTCACGGTAAGGAATCGTCAGGTGCCGCCCAGGTCGTCCTTGATACCGTCTCGCCTGGCAACCCGAGCCGCCACGATACGCCTGGTCTGTTCTACCCGGTCGGCCGGGACCAGCTCCAAAATGCGACCCTCGTCATCGGCGATCCTGATGAGATCATCGAACGCCGCAGGCATGACGTACGGGTGTCCGAAGAACGCGGTGGTGTGAAAGATAACCTCCAGAAGCTCACGAGGCTCGGCACCCACCCGCAAGGCGGCTCGCATATGCCGCCTCGACTGATGAGTTTCCCCGACCGCCAGGGTCGCGCCAACAACGCACAGGAGACGGGTCCGATCGTCGAGAATCCGCCGCGAATACATGCCGTCATACACCGCGTCGAGCCAGATCTGGAGGAAGTCAGGATCCAGCGCATCCAGGGTATCCAGCATGTTGAGGTGATGGCTCGGGCGCAGCCGAAGGCCCGTGGATATGGCGTGCCAGCCGTACCGTTCCAGCAGGTCATTCAGTCGGGGATCAGCGGCATCATCCGCCGACCAGGTGGGGCGTTCGTCGGCGAGTTGTCTCTCCCCTTCACCAGCCGGTTCCGACCGGCGCTCCTCTACCTCCGGGGTCGACTTAAACACTGTTTCGTAGATCTGGCACGCTTCCGCCACAACCCACGGACCGGCATAGACGAACGCTTGAAGAATGACTTCCCGGAGCTCGTCGTGTGGAACCCCGGCTCTTTGGGCAGCCGCCAGGTTCTCCTTAAGTTGCCCAAACCGTTGGGTCACCGTGTACTGCATGGTGAGGATCAGGAATCGGGTCCGGACATCGAGTTGGGTTCGCGCCAATAATCTCGACACATGATTGGACCAGACGAGCGCGAAATCGGGATCGATGCGGCCGAAGAGCTGACTCAGTCGTTCACCAGCCTCCGGAAGGAAAATCTCAACCGGCGTTTCGTTCCGTGACGAGTCCACTTCGACTCAGCGGCCCAGCAATGCAGCGGCGTTGCCGCCCAGCACGGCGGCTCGCTCATCGTCGGACAAGTCACTGCCTTCGATCCAGGTAACAGGATCGACCTGACCCATGTCAGCAGGGAAATCTGTGCCGAGCATTACTCGATCCACCCCCACAACATCAACGAGACGACGGAGGTTCTCGTAGCTGTGCACCAGCGAGTCGTACCAGAGCCGACTGAGGTATTCGGATGGGAACAAGGCCGCGTGCTCGCGCGCTTCGGCGCGGACCTCGTAAGCATGATCAAACCGGGCCACTGCCCAGCAGGCATATCCGCCTCCATGCGCAAACAACGTCTTGAGATCGGGCAGCCGGTCGAAAACCCCGCCGAAGATCAACGATCCAATGGCGATGGTGGTTTCGGTGGGGTTGGCGATCGAGTTGTGCAGGTGATAGCGAGGGAGATGGGTTTCGAGCCGACGGTCAGACGGATGAAAGAAAACCAGCGCTCCCAATTCTTGAGCAGCCTCGAGAACCGGAAACAGGTGGGGCTCGTCCCAGTTGGCCTCGTCAACGTGGGTTCCCACCGAGACACCAACCATGCCAGGGATCTGCATGACCCGTTCCAGCTCCTCGATGGCTCGATCCGGGTCCTGCATCGGTAACGCCCCGTAGCCGGCAAACCGATCCGGCCATTGCGTTATGAAGCCGGCGATCTCGTCGTTGATCGAACGTGAGGCGGCGGCACCATCGTCGGCGCCGAGGTAATAGCGAAAGAAGATCGGGTTGAGCGATAGAACCTGCATATCGACGCCCCCCTCGTCCATCCGTTCGATCCGTCGTTCCATCGACTCGTAGTGGGCCTTGCCACCCATGACCTCCCGCCGGTCCCCGGTGACGATGATCGGCCGTCCGAGATCGTCCTTTTCGATCTCTGACCCGAACCAACCAGAGCCCGTTTCGGCTGCGGCAATCGCCGATCGTGGCAGCAAATGAGCATGGACGTCGATGACTTTGGTCATTGGTCCACGCCCGCGGGTCGCCAGCCTTCGGTTTCAAGCTCCGCCAGAGCCTCGAGCATACAGGTGACCCCGTAGGTGAGTACCCGGGCGCCGGCCGGATTCACCGCCACCATGAGAGCCTCAGCAATCTCTTCAGGATCGGCTCCGAGCTGAAGCGCCTTCTTGATATGGGCGGTCAGATGCGGTTGGTTGTGGGGGTTCGAGCCGAGTACCGCCAGTGCAACGATATGAAATAGCTCATGGCCCTTCTCGTCGAAGCGACGTGGCTGGCGCCGGATGATGTCATCGAGATGCAGCATCGTCTCGGTGTAATCGGGGAACCGCTCGGCTATCCAGGCGTGAGCCGGGTATTGTTTGCCGCGCCGCTCGGCAAATTCCTCTGCAAGCTGACTCATGACTTGTCCTCCAGATACGTACGCGGTTCGTGCTCAGGGCGATCAGAGATTCGATGTCCGACATCGGGTGGCTCGTACTCTCCTCGTTCCTTGAGTACCTCAACCACGCAGCGCAATCCGTGGATCAGGGTGCGCGACCCGGACGGAGTCCATGCCACGAGAATGGCATCGATGAGCTCAGTGCGGTTGGCTCCCGCATCAAGCGCCTTGTGCATGTGATTCTTGGCAACGGTGTCTTCACCCAAAACGGAAGCGGTGGCCGCATAGACGAGCTCTCGATACTTAGCGGGAAGCCCGTTCGGTCGATCCGTGTTGACCTGAGTCCAGGTGGCGTCAAACGACCGGAGGAAATCAGGGGCTTCTTCGGCCAGGAGCACCTGCCACTCAAATAGGTAGCCCCGCTTGGCATACATCTCATC includes these proteins:
- a CDS encoding MFS transporter — encoded protein: MNTSQYYIMSDMESARRGFGSPIPWMVALNVIGVNLIAPVLPAYASHFGVGFAAASTLVTVFALARMSLRLTAGSWADRYGSRIVCIGGGAVQTVGALLAVFAPSLSLLLAARAIQGMGSALFGTSINRYLLVITGKAELGRATASFQGGILLGSTIGPLVGGIVAVRFGIFAPFYVQATIAGLLAIVSSQYIRDGALPARAVAGAPTQTRSFRSVLEIRGFKVIMFLGFGLFFLRAGAISVLIPAFADVVLDLSPAMIGFLISLGSIASLIAMPIAGQVADRFGRIPVALAGAFSTAATVTLFGLADSAIGMMVISALLGLGIGLAAVALPTMIGDIAPSGTEGRASAVYRMANDLGWVVGPVTLGLLADSARYGLAFAVAGLPLVMGGAILLRWRQAERDVGLASR
- a CDS encoding carboxymuconolactone decarboxylase family protein, whose amino-acid sequence is MDSSRNETPVEIFLPEAGERLSQLFGRIDPDFALVWSNHVSRLLARTQLDVRTRFLILTMQYTVTQRFGQLKENLAAAQRAGVPHDELREVILQAFVYAGPWVVAEACQIYETVFKSTPEVEERRSEPAGEGERQLADERPTWSADDAADPRLNDLLERYGWHAISTGLRLRPSHHLNMLDTLDALDPDFLQIWLDAVYDGMYSRRILDDRTRLLCVVGATLAVGETHQSRRHMRAALRVGAEPRELLEVIFHTTAFFGHPYVMPAAFDDLIRIADDEGRILELVPADRVEQTRRIVAARVARRDGIKDDLGGT
- a CDS encoding amidohydrolase — its product is MTKVIDVHAHLLPRSAIAAAETGSGWFGSEIEKDDLGRPIIVTGDRREVMGGKAHYESMERRIERMDEGGVDMQVLSLNPIFFRYYLGADDGAAASRSINDEIAGFITQWPDRFAGYGALPMQDPDRAIEELERVMQIPGMVGVSVGTHVDEANWDEPHLFPVLEAAQELGALVFFHPSDRRLETHLPRYHLHNSIANPTETTIAIGSLIFGGVFDRLPDLKTLFAHGGGYACWAVARFDHAYEVRAEAREHAALFPSEYLSRLWYDSLVHSYENLRRLVDVVGVDRVMLGTDFPADMGQVDPVTWIEGSDLSDDERAAVLGGNAAALLGR
- a CDS encoding carboxymuconolactone decarboxylase family protein encodes the protein MSQLAEEFAERRGKQYPAHAWIAERFPDYTETMLHLDDIIRRQPRRFDEKGHELFHIVALAVLGSNPHNQPHLTAHIKKALQLGADPEEIAEALMVAVNPAGARVLTYGVTCMLEALAELETEGWRPAGVDQ
- a CDS encoding carboxymuconolactone decarboxylase family protein, with amino-acid sequence MADQELLDEMYAKRGYLFEWQVLLAEEAPDFLRSFDATWTQVNTDRPNGLPAKYRELVYAATASVLGEDTVAKNHMHKALDAGANRTELIDAILVAWTPSGSRTLIHGLRCVVEVLKERGEYEPPDVGHRISDRPEHEPRTYLEDKS